From a single Brassica rapa cultivar Chiifu-401-42 chromosome A01, CAAS_Brap_v3.01, whole genome shotgun sequence genomic region:
- the LOC103863748 gene encoding peroxidase 43: MVWTKAKVNLALSLVIIFLGISVADLKVGFYSNTCPQAESIVKRVVSGASLSDPNLPAILLRLHFHDCFVEGCDGSILVDNGAISEKFAFGHEGVRGFEIIEAVKAEVEAACPGVVSCADIVALAARDAISLANGPAYEVPTGRRDGRVSNLSLAKDMPDVSDSIEILKDKFMQKGLHAKELVLLSAAHTIGTTACFFMTKRLYSFLPGGQPDPTINPVFLPELTTQCPQNGDVNTRIPMDRSSERVFDKQILQNIKDGFAVLQTDAGLYEDEATRRIVNSYVGLLNPLFGPSFESDFVKAMVKMGKINVKTGSNGEIRRVCSAFN, from the exons ATGGTGTGGACAAAGGCTAAGGTTAATCTAGCTTTGTCTCTGGTCATAATTTTCCTCGGCATCTCTGTTGCTGATCTCAAAGTCGGGTTTTACTCCAATACATGCCCTCAAGCCGAGTCAATCGTCAAAAGAGTTGTCTCGGGAGCTTCTCTTTCCGACCCAAACCTCCCAGCCATACTTCTCCGCCTCCATTTTCACGATTGCTTTGTCGAG GGATGTGACGGCTCGATCCTCGTGGACAACGGAGCAATCTCTGAGAAGTTTGCGTTCGGGCATGAAGGCGTTAGAGGATTTGAGATAATAGAAGCTGTCAAGGCGGAGGTTGAAGCTGCATGTCCTGGTGTTGTCTCGTGCGCAGACATTGTTGCCTTGGCTGCACGTGATGCAATATCTttg GCGAATGGACCGGCGTATGAGGTGCCAACCGGGCGGAGAGACGGTCGGGTTTCGAACTTGTCGCTGGCTAAGGACATGCCGGATGTTAGTGACTCGATAGAGATACTTAAAGATAAGTTCATGCAGAAGGGACTTCACGCTAAAGAACTCGTTCTTCTCAGTG CTGCTCACACTATCGGCACAACGGCCTGCTTCTTCATGACCAAACGTCTCTACAGTTTCTTACCCGGTGGCCAGCCTGACCCGACCATCAATCCAGTATTTTTACCCGAACTAACCACTCAGTGCCCACAAAATGGTGACGTAAACACCCGGATACCAATGGACCGGTCCAGTGAGCGGGTATTCGACAAGCAGATTCTACAAAATATAAAGGATGGTTTTGCGGTGCTTCAGACCGACGCTGGTCTCTACGAGGATGAAGCAACCCGCCGGATCGTTAATTCCTATGTTGGGTTGCTAAATCCGCTCTTTGGCCCATCGTTCGAATCAGATTTCGTCAAGGCGATGGTGAAGATGGGGAAGATTAATGTGAAGACTGGTTCTAATGGGGAGATTCGACGGGTTTGCTCGGCTTTCAATTGA
- the LOC103863759 gene encoding phosphatidylserine decarboxylase proenzyme 3 has protein sequence MGNGNSTETKESRRSKMRQKLQTFSSRRRLRRPGSGSVSGLATQRSVSQEDFAGIALLTLIGAEMKFKDKWLACVSFGEQTFRTGISDSTDKPVWSSEKKLLLEKNGPSLARISVFETNRLSKNNIIGYCELDLLEFVVQEPDSTCKSFDLLDPTSSNVVGSMFISCSVEDPVETETCFAKRILSIVDYNEDGHLSFSEFSDLMNAFGNLVASKKKEELFKAADLNGDGVVTIDELAALLAVQQEKEPIINNCPVCGEALQLSDKLNAMIHMTLCFDEGTGNQMTGGFLTDRQASYGWMFKLSEWTHLSTYDVGLNTGSSASHIVVIDRKTKRLVEELIDSKIVMSMRAIYQSKIGLGLMDQGAKEILQNLSEKQGKKMNTAESAQNIPSFLEFFKDQINMAEVKYPLDHFKTFNEFFIRELKPGARPIACTDREDVAVSAADCRLMAFQSVDDSTRFWIKGRKFSIKGLLGKDVDSDAFLDGSLVIFRLAPQDYHRFHSPVSGVIEKFVDVPGSLYTVNPIAVNSKYCNVFTENKRTVVMISTAEFGKVAFVAIGATMVGSITFVRKEGDHIKKGDELGYFSFGGSTVICVFEKDSIKIDEDLLANSARSLETLVTVGMQLGVSFPKLENCSLES, from the exons ATGGGAAACGGAAACTCAACGGAGACGAAGGAGTCGCGCCGATCAAAGATGCGACAGAAGCTTCAGACCTTCAGCAGCCGCCGCCGTCTTCGCCGTCCTGGATCCGGAAGCGTCTCCGGATTAGCCACTCAGAGATCTGTGAGCCAAGAGGATTTCGCCGGCATTGCTCTCCTCACTCTCATCGGC GCGGAGATGAAGTTCAAGGACAAGTGGCTCGCGTGCGTTTCCTTCGGCGAACAAACATTCCGTACGGGAATCTCAGATTC TACGGATAAGCCGGTTTGGAGTTCG GAGAAGAAGCTCCTTTTGGAGAAAAATGGACCAAGTCTGGCTAGAATCTCTGTATTTGAG ACCAATAGGCTGTCGAAGAACAATATCATCGGTTACTGTGAGCTCGATCTCCTTGAGTTTGTAGTGCAG GAACCTGACTCTACTTGCAAGTCTTTTGATCTTTTAGACCCGACCTCGTCTAATGTTGTGGGCAGCATGTTCATTTCTTGTTCCGTTGAG GATCCTGTTGAAACCGAGACATGTTTCGCGAAGCGAATTTTGTCCATAGTG GACTATAATGAAGATGGACATCTCTCATTCTCAGAATTCTCTGATCTGATGAATGCTTTTGGGAATCTAGTGGCTTCTAAAAAG AAAGAGGAGTTGTTCAAAGCGGCTGACCTTAATGGAGATGGTGTTGTTACGATTGATGAGTTGGCTGCACTTCTTGCCGTTCAACAAGAAAA AGAGCCAATTATAAATAATTGTCCGGTCTGCGGCGAGGCTCTTCAACTGTCTGACAAGCTCAACGCAATGATCCATATGACTCTTTGTTTTGACGAAGGAACTGGTAATCAAATGACCGGAGGGTTCTTGACTGATAGGCAGGCTTCATATGG GTGGATGTTCAAACTAAGTGAATGGACTCATCTATCAACTTATGATGTTGGTTTGAATACTGGTTCAAGTGCTTCACATATTGTG GTGATTGATAGGAAGACTAAGAGGCTCGTTGAAGAGTTGATTGATTCAAAGATTGTTATGTCGATGAGAGCTATTTACCAGTCAAAAATTGGACTCGGGCTTATGGACCAAG GAGCAAAAGAGATTTTGCAGAACCTTTCTGAGAAGCAGGGGAAGAAAATGAACACAGCTGAATCTGCTCAAAATATACCCAGCTTTCTCGAGTTTTTCAAG GATCAAATAAACATGGCTGAAGTCAAGTATCCGCTAGACCATTTTAAG ACGTTCAATGAATTCTTCATACGGGAGTTAAAGCCTGGTGCAAGACCAATTGCGTGCACTGATCGGGAGGATGTTGCTGTATCAGCTGCTGATTGTCGATTAATGGCGTTTCAGTCGGTAGATGATAGCACGCGGTTCTGGATTAAG GGCCGCAAGTTCTCCATTAAAGGCCTCCTTGGGAAGGATGTGGATTCAGATGCTTTCCTTGATGGATCTTTGGTGATATTCCGATTGGCTCCACAG GACTATCATCGTTTTCATTCTCCTGTTTCGGGCGTCATTGAAAAGTTTGTCGACGTTCCTGGAAGCTTATATACA GTTAATCCGATTGCAGTGAATAGCAAGTACTGTAATGTGTTCACTGAGAATAAACGGACCGTCGTAATGATATCAACAGCAGAGTTTGGAAAG GTGGCATTTGTTGCGATTGGAGCTACAATGGTTGGTAGCATCACCTTCGTTAGAAAAGAGGGAGACCATATAAAGAAAGGGGACGAG CTTGGTTACTTTTCATTTGGTGGAAGCACTGTTATATGCGTCTTTGAAAAG GACTCGATTAAGATTGATGAGGATCTCTTAGCAAACAGCGCTAGGTCCTTGGAGACATTAGTTACTGTTGGAATGCAACTAGGTGTCTCCTTTCCGAAGCTGGAAAACTGTTCTCTTGAATCCTGA
- the LOC103863737 gene encoding protein CHLOROPLAST IMPORT APPARATUS 2: MSSCLSGGGAYTFELEMMKSPPSRTTASSSHNTHSPSSTISESNSPPLAISTRRPRTQRKRPNQTYDEAAALLSTAYPNIFSSKRKSPLSPLFLSDYDEASQLLLPFASTEEPGFLFSPTTQTKQDQFLEHYEVSLVNRFGILEDFDAESILDEEIEEGINSFMGSIESNDGESGFAGIDPLGEMTMLPWHGSSLGLRNSLRECDDASLWMFPTVELEHISPRIQTTITTAAADDGKPVDVSSSKSKTVAREEKKKKKKKVAAAAAADLKTEQRVSPFLKLDYDRVLEAWSDKESPFSDEILGSEAAGSDIHARLAEIDLFGESGMREAIVLRYKEKRRNRLFSNSKRIRYQVRKLNADQRPRMKGRFVRNSNIRNLGGLRL; encoded by the exons ATGTCATCTTGTCTAAGTGGCGGCGGCGCGTATACCTTCGAGTTGGAAATGATGAAGTCTCCGCCGTCGAGAACCACCGCCTCATCCTCACACAACACTCATTCACCGTCATCTACAATCTCCGAGTCAAACTCTCCTCCACTCGCAATCTCCACAAGAAGGCCAAGGACTCAACGGAAAAGACCGAACCAGACTTACGACGAAGCGGCTGCTCTTCTCTCAACCGCTTACCCAAACATCTTCTCATCCAAGAGAAAATCTCCGTTGAGTCCTCTGTTTCTCAGCGACTACGACGAAGCTTCTCAGTTACTTCTACCGTTTGCGTCAACCGAGGAGCCAGGTTTCTTGTTCAGTCCCACTACACAGACAAAACAAGATCAGTTCTTGGAGCACTATGAAGTCAGTTTGGTGAATCGGTTTGGAATATTAGAAGATTTTGATGCTGAGTCGATTTTAGATGAAGAGATTGAAGAAGGGATTAACAGTTTCATGGGGAGCATTGAATCCAACGACGGAGAATCTGGTTTTGCCGGTATCGACCCGTTAGGGGAAATGACGATGCTTCCTTGGCACGGAAGCTCCCTGGGGTTGAGGAACTCTCTCCGGGAATGCGACGATGCGAGCTTGTGGATGTTTCCCACCGTGGAACTCGAACATATCTCGCCGAGAATTCAGACCACTATAACCACTGCAGCAGCTGATGACGGTAAACCCGTCGACGTGAGTAGTAGCAAGAGTAAGACGGTGGCgagagaagagaaaaagaagaagaaaaagaaagttgCTGCTGCTGCGGCGGCGGATTTAAAGACAGAACAGAGAGTGAGTCCGTTTTTGAAGCTCGACTACGACAGGGTTTTAGAAGCTTGGTCGGATAAGGAGTCGCCCTTCTCCGATGAGATTCTTGGCTCGGAAGCTGCCGGAAGCGACATCCAT GCAAGGTTGGCTGAGATAGATTTGTTTGGAGAAAGCGGAATGAGAGAAGCTATTGTGTTGCGGTATAAAGAGAAACGGAGGAACCGGCTCTTCTCCAATTCCAAAAGAATCCGATATCAAGTCCGCAAACTCAATGCTGATCAAAGACCTCGTATGAAG GGACGATTTGTGAGAAACTCCAACATAAGGAACTTGGGTGGGTTACGGTTATAA
- the LOC103863726 gene encoding ABC transporter B family member 2, whose protein sequence is MEASSDPATKKEKQKATPKVSLLKLFSFADFYDCVLMTLGSIGACIHGASVPVFFIFFGKLINIIGLAYLYPHLASHKVAKYSLDFVYLSVAILFSSWLEVACWMHTGERQAAKMRRAYLRSMLSQDISLFDTEASTGEVISAITSDILVVQDALSEKVGNFLHYISRFIAGFAIGFSSVWQISLVTLSIVPLIALAGGIYAFVAIGLIARVRKSYIKAGEIAEEVIGNVRTVQAFTGEERAVKLYREALQNTFKYGRKAGLTKGLGLGSLHCVLFLSWALLVWFTSVVVHKDIADGGKSFTTMLNVVIAGLSLGQAAPDISAFVRAKAAAYPIFKMIERDTAAKTSAKTGRRLGKVDGHIQFKNVTFSYPSRPDVVIFDKLNISIPAGKIVALVGGSGSGKSTVISLIERFYEPNSGAVWLDGNDIKDLDIKWLRGQIGLVNQEPALFATTIRENIMYGKDDSTNEELGRAAKLSEAISFINNLPEGFETQVGERGIQLSGGQKQRIAISRAIVKNPSILLLDEATSALDAESEKSVQEALDRVMVGRTTVVVAHRLSTVRNADIIAVVHEGKIVEFGNHENLIANPDGAYSALLRLQEAASLQRNPSLTRTLSRQQSVKYSGDLSRTRTSFCSDRDSVTRQDGAEPTKKTKVTVGRLYSMIRPDWMYGLCGTICAFIAGSQMPLFALGVSHSLVSYYEKDWVDTQKEVKKIAILFCCASAITLIVYTIEHICFGTMGERLTLRVREKMFSAILRNEIGWFDEVDNTSSMLASRLESDATLLKTIVVDRSTILLQNLGLVVTSFVISFMLNWRLTLVVVATYPLVISGHISEKLFMQGYGGNLSKAYLKANMLAGESVSNIRTVAAFCAEDKILELYSRELLEPSKRSFRRGQTAGLFYGISQFFIFSSYGLALWYGSTLMDKGLSNFKSVMKTFMVLIVTALAMGETLALAPDLLKGNQMVASVFEILDRKTQIVGETSEELTNVEGMIELKGVHFSYPSRPDVVIFKDFDLIVRSGKSMALVGQSGSGKSSVISLILRFYDPTAGKVMIEGKDIKKLDLKALRKHIGLVQQEPALFATTIYENILYGNERATQSEVIEAATLANAHSFITSLPQGYSTKVGERGVQMSGGQRQRIAIARAILRNPEILLLDEATSALDIESERVVQQALDRLMTNRTTVVVAHRLSTIQNADTISVLHGGKIVEQGSHHRLVQNKTGPYFKLISLQQQQHP, encoded by the exons ATGGAGGCGTCCAGTGATCCGGCGACCAAGAAGGAGAAGCAGAAGGCGACACCGAAGGTGTCACTTCTTAAGCTCTTCTCCTTTGCTGATTTCTATGATTGCGTTCTCATGACTCTAGGATCAATCGGCGCGTGCATTCACGGAGCCTCCGTTCCGGTCTTTTTCATATTCTTTGGCAAACTCATCAACATTATTGGTCTAGCTTATCTCTATCCACACCTTGCCTCTCACAAAGTCGCCaag TACTCGTTGGATTTTGTATATCTGAGTGTGGCTATACTATTTTCTTCATGGTTAG AGGTTGCATGTTGGATGCATACGGGAGAGAGACAAGCGGCAAAAATGAGGAGAGCTTATCTTCGGTCAATGTTAAGTCAAGACATAAGCTTATTTGATACCGAAGCTTCCACCGGAGAAGTCATATCAGCCATCACATCCGACATTCTCGTCGTCCAAGACGCTCTCTCCGAGAAG GTAGGGAATTTCTTGCACTATATAAGCCGGTTCATAGCCGGTTTTGCGATCGGATTCTCGAGCGTATGGCAAATAAGTCTTGTCACTTTGTCCATAGTCCCTCTCATTGCTCTAGCAGGCGGCATCTACGCGTTTGTAGCCATTGGACTTATCGCCAGAGTCCGAAAATCATACATCAAGGCCGGTGAGATTGCGGAAGAG GTGATCGGTAATGTTAGGACCGTACAAGCATTCACGGGTGAAGAAAGGGCGGTGAAGTTATACCGGGAAGCTCTACAGAACACGTTCAAGTACGGGAGAAAAGCCGGTTTAACCAAAGGACTAGGTCTTGGTTCGTTGCATTGTGTCTTGTTTCTATCATGGGCCTTGCTCGTCTGGTTCACAAGCGTTGTTGTCCACAAGGACATCGCAGATGGTGGCAAATCATTCACTACCATGCTCAACGTTGTCATCGCTGGCCT GTCGCTTGGACAGGCTGCGCCGGATATTTCCGCGTTTGTACGAGCCAAAGCTGCTGCATATCCAATTTTCAAGATGATTGAACGTGACACGGCGGCTAAAACTAGCGCAAAAACTGGCCGTAGACTCGGCAAAGTAGACGGGCACATTCAATTCAAGAACGTGACTTTTAGCTACCCATCTCGCCCCGATGTAGTGATCTTCGACAAGCTAAACATATCCATCCCGGCCGGGAAAATCGTGGCACTTGTTGGAGGAAGCGGGTCGGGAAAGAGCACGGTCATATCCTTGATAGAGCGGTTCTACGAGCCAAACTCTGGAGCTGTGTGGCTAGACGGAAACGATATTAAAGATCTTGATATAAAGTGGTTAAGAGGACAGATTGGTTTGGTTAATCAAGAACCAGCCCTGTTCGCTACAACGATCCGTGAAAACATTATGTATGGCAAAGATGACTCGACGAATGAGGAGCTTGGCCGTGCTGCAAAGCTCTCGGAAGCCATTTCGTTTATCAACAACCTCCCTGAAGGGTTTGAGACTCAG GTTGGAGAGAGGGgaattcaactttctggtggaCAGAAACAAAGGATAGCGATATCAAGAGCAATCGTGAAGAATCCATCGATACTTTTACTCGATGAGGCGACAAGCGCTCTAGATGCAGAGTCAGAGAAGAGCGTGCAAGAAGCGTTGGACCGTGTGATGGTTGGAAGAACAACGGTAGTTGTGGCTCATAGACTCTCAACCGTAAGAAACGCAGACATCATAGCGGTTGTTCACGAAGGGAAGATCGTAGAGTTTGGAAACCACGAGAATCTCATAGCGAATCCTGACGGGGCCTACTCTGCTCTCCTTCGTCTCCAAGAAGCTGCCTCATTGCAGCGTAACCCTTCCTTGACTCGCACGCTAAGCAGGCAACAGAG TGTAAAGTACTCAGGGGATCTATCAAGAACAAGGACGAGCTTCTGCTCAGATAGGGACTCAGTAACTAGACAGGACGGTGCAGAGCCAACCAAAAAGACTAAAGTAACGGTGGGACGTCTTTATTCTATGATCCGACCGGACTGGATGTACGGACTTTGTGGCACAATATGTGCTTTTATTGCTGGATCTCAGATGCCTCTTTTCGCTCTTGGAGTCTCACACTCATTAGTTTCATACTACGAGAAGGATTGGGTGGACACTCAAAAAGAGGTCAAGAAGATAGCTATCCTCTTCTGCTGCGCTTCAGCCATCACCCTCATTGTCTACACCATTGAGCATATCTGCTTTGGTACTATGGGCGAGCGTCTCACTCTCCGTGTCCGCGAAAagatgttttcag CTATTTTGAGGAACGAAATCGGGTGGTTTGATGAGGTGGACAACACGAGCTCCATGTTGGCGTCACGGCTAGAGAGCGACGCGACTTTGCTTAAAACCATAGTGGTCGATAGGTCAACGATTCTACTTCAGAACTTAGGTCTGGTTGTGACATCTTTCGTCATTTCCTTCATGCTCAACTGGCGTCTTACTCTTGTCGTAGTGGCTACATACCCGTTGGTTATAAGCGGACATATCAGCGAG AAACTTTTCATGCAAGGCTACGGAGGAAACTTGAGCAAAGCGTACTTAAAGGCCAACATGTTGGCGGGAGAGTCTGTTAGCAACATCCGAACCGTCGCCGCCTTCTGTGCTGAGGATAAGATCTTAGAACTGTATTCAAGAGAGCTATTAGAACCATCCAAACGTTCTTTCAGGCGTGGACAAACAGCTGGACTTTTCTATGGCATCTCTCAGTTCTTTATTTTCTCCTCCTATGGCCTTGCTCTTTGGTACGGGTCAACGTTGATGGATAAAGGCTTATCGAACTTCAAATCAGTGATGAAAACATTCATGGTTTTGATCGTGACGGCTTTAGCGATGGGTGAGACGTTGGCTCTAGCTCCGGATCTGCTGAAAGGAAACCAGATGGTGGCGTCTGTGTTTGAAATCTTGGACCGGAAGACTCAGATTGTTGGAGAAACCAGTGAGGAGCTGACTAATGTGGAAGGCATGATTGAGCTTAAAGGCGTCCACTTTAGCTACCCTTCAAGACCAGATGTTGTTATTTTTAAGGACTTTGATCTGATAGTTCGTTCCGGAAAGAGTATGGCGCTTGTGGGACAGAGTGGGTCCGGTAAAAGTTCGGTTATTTCACTCATTCTCCGGTTCTATGACCCGACCGCAGGAAAAGTCATGATAGAGG GAAAAGACATCAAGAAACTGGACTTGAAAGCACTGAGGAAACACATTGGTCTGGTTCAACAAGAACCAGCACTTTTCGCAACCACAATCTACGAGAACATTTTGTACGGAAACGAAAGAGCTACTCAATCTGAAGTCATCGAGGCAGCTACGCTCGCAAACGCTCACAGCTTCATCACCTCTCTGCCACAAGGCTACTCTACCAAAGTAGGTGAACGCGGCGTTCAGATGTCAGGCGGTCAGAGACAGAGGATAGCTATCGCTAGAGCCATCCTCAGGAATCCTGAGATTTTGCTCCTTGATGAAGCCACAAGCGCTTTGGACATTGAATCCGAGCGTGTG GTACAACAAGCATTGGATCGGTTAATGACAAACCGGACAACGGTGGTGGTTGCTCACCGGTTATCGACGATCCAGAACGCGGACACGATAAGTGTATTACACGGAGGTAAGATCGTAGAGCAAGGCAGCCACCATAGACTCGTTCAGAACAAGACGGGTCCTTATTTTAAACTCATCAGCCTTCAGCAGCAGCAACATCCTTGA
- the LOC103863715 gene encoding V-type proton ATPase subunit G3, with protein MDSLRGQGGIQMLLNAEQEAGRIVSAARTAKLARMKQAKDEAEKEMEEYRSRLEEEYQTQNSGTEQEAAAKRLEEETDGRIQNLKESSSKVSKEIVKMLIKYVTTTGA; from the exons ATGGATTCTTTAAGAGGCCAAGGTGGGATTCAGATGCTTTTAAATGCTGAACAAGAAGCTGGTCGGATCGTTTCAGCTGCTAGGACCG CAAAACTAGCAAGAATGAAGCAAGCGAAGGACGAGgctgagaaggagatggaagagtATCGGTCCCGGCTAGAAGAAGAGTATCAGACACAAAATTCTGGG ACGGAACAAGAAGCAGCCGCAAAACGTTTAGAAGAGGAGACAGATGGAAGGATTCAGAATCTTAAGGAATCTAGTTCAAAAGTCTCTAAGGAAATTGTCAAGATGCTCATCAAGTATGTTACCACTACTGGAGCATGA